One genomic segment of Scophthalmus maximus strain ysfricsl-2021 chromosome 3, ASM2237912v1, whole genome shotgun sequence includes these proteins:
- the LOC118316377 gene encoding keratin, type I cytoskeletal 18-like: MKTSKQTTYSMRSSTSGRPAAVSVSRTSAPVYRASSLHGGAGGSRISISSGFRSGLGAGMSVGSGVGGFSNSVQVSSSGNSGDIMGNEKFAMQNLNDRLANYLETVRNLEQANQKLEIKIKEALEKSGPDFRDYSKYQAILDDLRRKVFDANCDNARLVLNIDNARLAADDFRVKFESELAIRQSVEADIVGLRKLIDDTNMSRMNLESEIESLKEELIHLKKNHENEVMELRNQIAQSGVRVDVDAPKGQDLAQLMTEIRAKYEKMALKNQEELKTWHESQMVEVQTQVSHNTEALKGAQTEVNDLRRQVQTLEIDLESQRSLKLSLEGTLRDTEMRYNMEIESLNVVLLGLEAELTQLRNSIQLQTQEYEALLNMKMKLEAEIAQYRLLLDGGDFRLLDALEDQKTVKTKVMTVTQTLVDGKVVSSSTETKNV; encoded by the exons ATGAAAACCTCCAAGCAAACTACATACTCAATGCGCTCCTCCACCAGCGGCAGGCCTGCTGCTGTATCAGTGTCCCGTACCTCTGCTCCTGTCTACAGGGCCTCGTCCCTCCACGGCGGGGCCGGCGGAAGCCGCATCAGCATCTCCTCCGGCTTTCGCAGTGGTCTGGGAGCTGGAATGTCCGTGGGCTCCGGAGTAGGGGGCTTCTCCAACAGCGTCCAGGTGAGCTCCAGCGGGAACAGCGGCGACATCATGGGCAACGAGAAGTTCGCCATGCAGAACCTGAACGACCGTCTGGCCAACTACCTGGAGACGGTGAGGAACCTGGAGCAGGCCAACCAAAAGCTGGAGATTAAGATCAAGGAGGCCCTGGAGAAGAGCGGCCCCGACTTCAGAGACTACAGCAAGTACCAGGCCATCCTGGACGACCTGAGGAGAAAG GTGTTTGATGCCAACTGTGACAATGCCCGCCTGGTTCTCAACATCGACAACGCTCGCCTGGCGGCTGACGACTTCAGAGTAAA ATTCGAGTCTGAGCTGGCCATCCGCCAGTCTGTGGAGGCCGACATCGTCGGTCTGAGGAAGCTCATCGATGACACCAACATGAGCCGCATGAATCTGGAGAGCGAGATCGAGTCTCTGAAGGAGGAGCTCATCCACCTCAAGAAGAACCATGAAAAC GAAGTAATGGAGCTTCGTAACCAGATTGCTCAGTCAGGGGTCCGCGTGGACGTCGACGCTCCCAAGGGACAGGACCTGGCTCAGCTCATGACAGAAATTAGGGCCAAGTACGAGAAGATGGCGCTGAAGAACCAGGAGGAACTGAAGACATGGCACGAATCTCAG ATGGTAGAAGTGCAGACCCAGGTCAGCCACAACACAGAGGCCCTGAAGGGTGCCCAGACAGAGGTGAACGACCTGCGCAGACAGGTGCAGACCCTGGAGATCGACCTGGAGTCACAGAGGAGCCTG AAATTGTCTCTGGAGGGCACACTCAGGGACACAGAGATGCGTTACAACATGGAGATCGAGTCCCTCAACGTCGTCCTCCTGGGTCTGGAGGCGGAGCTCACGCAGCTGCGCAACAGCATCCAGCTGCAGACGCAGGAGTACGAGGCCCTGCTCAACATGAAGATGAAGCTGGAGGCCGAGATCGCACAATACAGACTGCTGCTGGACGGTGGAGACTTCAG GCTCCTGGACGCTCTGGAAGACCAGAAAACAGTGAAGACCAAAGTGATGACCGTCACACAGACCCTGGTGGATGGCAAGGTGGTGTCCTCCAGCACAGAGACCAAAAATGTTTGA
- the LOC118316378 gene encoding keratin, type I cytoskeletal 18: protein MEHQIKRQSSQILGGNTTPFHRPHLMERAYAHSVSGGAGGHGTRISTATYGTRVGSNYGGGHDYQSFPTSGTLAIQNEKATMQHLNDRLSNYLETVRNLEKANSKLEIKIREVIEKRGPLEGKDFSKHNTIIADLRAKILASIKDNSHLAISLDNARLASEDFRVKMEYEMSMRQVVEADVSRLRKLLDDTNMIRLHLEGDIESLKEELIHLKKNHEAEVADLRDQITQGGVHVDVDAPKGQDLARVMEEMRAQYEKMALKNQEELKAWHESQVTEIRVQVTQSSEALKDATTQMSETRRTYQAMDIELQSALSLKASLEATLHDINMRYNIELEKYNAVILRLQEELTHIRADIQNSTREYEHLLNIKVKLEAEIAEYRRLLDGEAPLKLEDAIDQKVKTQVVTITQTVVDGKVVSENKDVKSSEKVFK, encoded by the exons ATGGAGCACCAGATTAAACGACAGAGTTCTCAAATTCTCGGTGGCAATACAACACCCTTTCACAGACCTCATCTCATGGAGAGGGCTTATGCCCACAGCGTCAGCGGAGGGGCAGGCGGCCACGGGACCAGGATCTCCACCGCCACCTACGGCACACGGGTCGGCAGCAACTATGGCGGTGGGCACGACTACCAGTCCTTCCCCACTTCTGGAACCCTGGCCATTCAGAATGAGAAGGCTACCATGCAGCACCTGAACGACCGCCTTTCCAACTACCTGGAGACCGTCAGGAATCTGGAGAAAGCCAACAGCAAGTTAGAGATCAAAATCAGGGAGGTTATCGAAAAGAGAGGCCCCTTGGAGGGGAAGGACTTCAGCAAGCACAACACCATCATTGCAGATCTGAGGGCCAAG ATACTCGCCAGTATCAAGGATAACTCGCATCTCGCCATCTCTCTTGACAATGCACGCCTCGCTTCAGAAGACTTCAGAGTCAA GATGGAGTACGAGATGTCCATGCGTCAAGTAGTGGAGGCTGATGTTTCCAGACTGAGGAAGCTTCTGGACGACACCAACATGATTCGCCTGCACCTGGAGGGCGACATTGAGTCTCTGAAGGAAGAGCTGATCCACCTGAAGAAGAATCATGAGGCG GAAGTTGCAGACTTGCGTGACCAGATCACCCAAGGTGGCGTCCACGTCGACGTTGACGCTCCTAAGGGACAAGACCTAGCCAGGGtcatggaggagatgagggctcAGTATGAGAAGATGGCGCTGAAGAACCAGGAGGAGCTCAAAGCATGGCATGAATCCCAG GTCACAGAGATTCGGGTCCAAGTGACTCAGAGTTCAGAAGCTCTGAAGGACGCCACGACTCAAATGAGTGAAACTAGGAGGACATATCAGGCAATGGACATTGAACTGCAGTCTGCACTTAGTCTG AAAGCGTCCCTGGAGGCCACCCTCCATGACATCAACATGCGTTACAACATCGAACTGGAGAAATACAACGCCGTCATcctgaggctgcaggaggagctgacgCATATCCGCGCGGACATCCAGAACAGCACAAGAGAGTACGAGCACCTGCTCAACATCAAGGTGAAACTGGAGGCCGAGATCGCCGAGTACAGGAGGCTGCTGGATGGCGAAGCGCCCTTAAA ACTGGAGGATGCAATTGATCAGAAGGTCAAGACCCAAGTGGTGACTATCACTCAGACCGTGGTGGACGGCAAAGTGGTGTCAGAGAACAAGGATGTTAAATCCAGTGAAAAGGTTTTCAAATAG